The Streptomyces sp. NBC_00162 sequence GACGACCGACCCACCAGTTTACGTGGATCTCGTCCGGCCGTTCACCAACCCGGTCAGCCCTTCGCGGCGGGCTTCTTCGGGGGTCGCGGGGTGTCCACCGGACCGCGGCGCACGGCGCCCGGGGCGTTCCAGTCCTGGCGCTTCTTGGCCCGCCTCTTGGCGAGCTCCGAGGACTCCAACTGGTAGGGCACCGAGGTGACCATCACACCGGGAGTGAAGAGCAGCCGGCCCTTGAGCCGCAGCGCGCTCTGGTTGTGCAGCAGGTGCTCGTACCAGCGGCCGACGACGTACTCCGGGATGTACACGCTGACCGCGTCGCGCGGGTTCTCGCTGCGCAGGCCCTTCACGTACTCCACCACCGGGCGGGTGATCTCCCGGTACGGCGAGTCGAGGATCTTGAGGGGGACGTTGATCCCGCGCCGCTCCCACTCCTCGCGCAGCGCCTTGGTCTCGGCCGCGTCGACGCTGATGCTGAGCGCCTCCAGGGTGTCCGAGCGGGTCAGCTTGGCGAAGGCCAGGGCGCGCAGCGTGGGCTTGTGCACCTTGGAGACCAGGACGATCGAGTGGACCCGGGAGGGCCGCACGCTGTCGTCGCTGGGGCCCTCGGCGGCGGCGATCTCGGCGGAGACCCGGTCGTAGTGCTTGCGGATCGCGGACATCGTGCCGTAGAAGATCACCATGCCGAGCAGGGCGACCCACGCACCGTGGGTGAACTTCGTGGCGAGGACGATGACCAGCACCATGCCGGTGAAGAAGGCGCCGAAGGCGTTGATCGCCCGGGAGCGGTGCATCCGGCGGCGGGCGGCCGGGTCGCGCTCGGACTTCAGATGGCGGTTCCAGTGCCGGACCATGCCGATCTGGCTCAGCGTGAAGGAGACGAAGACGCCGACGATGTAGAGCTGGATCAGCTTGGTCGAGTCGGCGTCGTAGAGCCACACGAGCAGGATCGCGGCGCCGGCGAGGAGCACGATGCCGTTGGAGAAGGCGAGCCGGTCGCCGCGGGTGTGCAGCTGGCGCGGCAGGTAGCGGTCCTGGGCGAGGATCGAGCCGAGCAGCGGGAAGCCGTTGTACGCGGTGTTGGCGGCCAGGAAAAGCACCAGCGCGGTGGCGGTGGCCAGCAGGATGAAGAAGAAGCTGCCGTCGCCGAACACGGCCTCGGCCACCTGCGAGATCACCGGGTTCTGGACGTATTCGGGGCCGACCGGGACGCCGTTCGACAGCAGGTCCTCGGCGGGGTTCTCGGCCATCCTCACGTCGGAGGCCATGGCCAGGCCGATGATCCCGCAGAACATGGTGACCGCAAGGCCGCCCATGTAGGCGAGGGTGCTGGCGGCGTTCTTGCTCTTGGGCTTGCGGAAGGCCGGTACGCCGTTGCTGATGGCCTCGACGCCGGTCAGGGCCGCACAGCCGGAGGAGAAAGCGCGCAACAGCAGGAAGACCATCGCGAAGCCGGCCAGACCCTCCTGCTCGGGTTTGATCTCGAGGTCGGCGGTCGGCGCCGTCATGGTCTCGTCGAGGACGATGCCCTTCCAGGCACCCCAGGCGATCATGACGAAAACGGCGGCGACGAAGACATAGGTCGGGATGGCGAAGAGCTTGCCGGACTCCTTCACGCCGCGCAGGTTCATCAGCGTGAGCAAAAGGATCATGACGGTCGCCGAGAGCACTTTGTGCTCGATGACGAAATGCACGGCGGAGCCGAGATTCTCGACTCCGGAGGAGATCGAAACGGCGACGGTCAGGACGTAGTCGACGAGCAGGGCGCTCGCCACCGTGAGACCGGCTCTGGGACCGAGGTTGGTGTTGGCGACCTCGTAGTCACCGCCGCCGCTCGGGTAGGCGTGGACGTTCTGCCGGTAGGAGGCGACCACGGTGAACATCAGCACGACGACCGCGAGCGCGATCCAGGGGCTGTACTGGTACGCCGACACACCCGCGATCGACAGGACCAGCAGGACCTCGCCGGGGGCGTACGCCACCGAGGAGAGCGGGTCGGAGGCGAAAACGGGCAGGGCGATCCGCTTGGGAAGGAGTGTTTCTCCGAGGCGGTCGCTGCGCAGCGCCCGGCCGATCAGGATCCGTTTGGGCACGTCGGTCAGTTTGGACACGCAGAGGATCGTAAGCGTTCGAAATCGGACTGACGAACCCCCCACCCCTTCACCGCACAATCCCACCGCAATTCATCCCCGAGTGCGCCGCAAGAGGTCACACTCGTGACCGCCCGTGTGTAGCTTGGGCCATGGTCTGAGACCCTGATTAGCCAGAGCATGCAATGAGGCTGTGAACCAGCGAGCCGCTGACAGCCGGAAGGACGGCCGTGCACATCGTCATCATGGGTTGCGGAAGAGTGGGTTCCGCCCTCGCGCAGACCTTGGAACAGCAGGGGCATACGGTCGCCGTCGTCGACCAGGACCCCACCGCATTCCGCCGGCTGGGGGCCGGATTCGGCGGCCGCCGCGTCACCGGGGTCGGCTTCGACCAGGACACCCTGAGGGAGGCCGGGATCGAGGAAGCGGGCGCGTTCGCCGCCGTCAGCAGTGGTGACAATTCCAACATCATCGCCGCCCGCGTGGCCCGCGAGATGTTCGGAGTCGAGAACGTCGCCGCCCGCATCTACGACCCCAAGCGCGCCGAGGTCTACCAGCGCCTCGGCATCCCCACCGTGGCCACCGTGCGGTGGACCGCCGACCAGATGCTGCGCCGGCTGCTGCCTTCGGGCGCCGAGCCGCTGTGGCGCGACCCGAGCGGCGGTGTGCAGCTCGCCGAGGTGCACACCTCGGCCGCCTGGATCGGGCACAAGGTCAGCAAGCTCCAGGAGGAGACCGGCGTCCGCGTCGCCTTCCTCACCCGCCTGGGCGAGGCGATGCTGCCCACGTCGGCGACCGTCCTCCAGGAGGGCGACCTCGTCCACGTCATGATGCGCACGGACGAGATCGACAAGGTCGAGGCGGCCTTCGCCGAGGGGCCTGAGGAGGCACACGCATGAGAGTCGCGATCGCCGGGGCAGGCGCGGTGGGCCGTTCCATCGCGGGCGAGCTGCTGGAGAACGGCCACGAGGTGCTCCTGGTCGACAAGGCCCCGACCGCCATCTCGGTGGAACGGGTGCCGCAGGCCGAGTGGCTGCTGGCCGACGCCTGCGAGATCACCTCGCTGGACGAGGCGGCGCTGCAGCGCTGCAACGTGGTCATCGCGGCGACCGGTGACGACAAGGTCAACCTCGTCGTCTCGCTGCTCGCCAAGACCGAGTACGGGGTCCCGCGCGTGGTGGCCCGCGTCAACAACCCGAAGAACGAGTGGCTCTTCAACGAGTCCTGGGGCGTCGACGTCGCGGTCTCCACGCCGCGCCTGATGTCGGCCCTGGTCGAGGAGGCCGTCAGCGTCGGCGACCTGGTGCGGCTGCTGCGCTTCAGCCACGGCGACGCCAACCTCGTCGAGCTGACCCTGCCGGCCGACTCCTCGGTCGCGGGCACCCAGATCAGCGAGATCACCTGGCCCGAGGACACCTCGCTGGTCACGATCATCCGCGGCAACCGGGTCCTCACCCCGCACGGGGAGGAAACCCTGGAGCCGGGCGACGAACTCCTCTTCGTGGCCGCCCAGGCCCGGGAGGAACAACTGGAGGACCTCCTCCAGGCCCGCGGCTAGTACGACGAAGGGGCGGGGGTGACCGGATGGTCACCCCCGCCCCTTCACGTCGGTCTCAGGATCCCGGCTTCCCCGCGGCAGCCTCCTTGGCCTCCCACTCCGCGATCACGTCGATCGGCGGCGGCGCCTTCGCCAGGAAGACCCAGGTGAAGTACACCGCGAGCACCATCGGCGGAAGCTTCAGCGCGATCAGCACCCAGCCGAGCTGCGTCGCGTCGCCCCACCAGTACAGCGGGAAGAGGATCGCGTACTTGGCGAGGAAGATCAGGCCCCAGGCCAGGCTGGCCTTGACGTACGCCTTCTTGCGACCGGGGTTGCGGGTGCGCCAGGACAGGTTCTCCTTGAACACCGGGCCCAGGATCACGCCCAGCAGCGGGAAGCCCACCAGCGCCGAGACCGTGAACGCCACGCCCAGGCCGACGCCGTAGATCATGCCCGGCAGGTAGAAGCCCTTGGCGCTGCCCGTGAACAGCGCGAAGGCCACGCCCACGCCCACGCCGAAGACCCCGCTGAAGGCGTGCTTGACGGTGTCCTTGCGCAGCAGCCGCACGATCACCAGCAGCACCGCGACCGCGCCCGCCGCGATGGCCGAGAGCTTCACGTCCTTGTTGATCGTGTAGATCATGACGAAGAGCAGCCCGGGGAGCATCGTCTCCACGGTGCCCCGGATGCCTCCGAAGGCGTCGAACAGCGCCGCCTGCGTCACCGCGCGCTGGTCGTCGGCGGGAGCGCCGGATGCGGCGGGATCTGGGGTGGTCGGTTTGTCGAGTGACGTCACCGGTTAGTGCTCCTGTCCGAGCGGTCGGAGTTCGTACTTCGGGTTGAAGAGCACCCGACGGCCGTGGGTCATGGAGATCCGCCCTGAGGCGATCATGCGCCGGCCGGGCTCGATTCCCACGATCGAGCGACGCCCGAGCCACACCACGTCCAGCGGGGCCGAGCCGTCGAACAGCTCCGCCTCCAGGGCGGGGACGCCCGCGCGCGGCCGCAAGGTGACGGTACGCAGGGTTCCGGTCACCTTGACTATCTGCCGGTCGTGGCAGTCGCAGATCCGCGTGCACCCCGCGGCTTCTGCGTCCTCTTGCAGCTCCGCCGAATGCAGCTCCTCCTGCGAGGTGGACAGCCGCTCTATCATCCGGCGGAACCGGCCCACCGGCCTGGCCGGCTTCGCGGGCTTCTCGGGACGCGGTTCAGCACTCATACAAGGAAGCGTACCGGCGTGCCCGCTACCTCTCGAAGCGGTATCCCATGCCCGGTTCGGTGATGAAGTGCCGCGGGTGCGAGGGGTTGCTCTCGAGTTTACGCCGCAGTTGTGCCATGTAGACCCGCAGGTAGTTCGTCTCCGTGCCGTACGAGGGGCCCCAGACCTCCTGCAGCAGCTGCCGCTGGCTGACCAGCTTGCCGCCGTTGCGGACCAGGACCTCCAGCAGGTGCCACTCGGTGGGCGTGAGCCGTACGTCGCGCCCCTCCCGCACGGCCTTCTTAGCGGCCAGGTCCACCGTGAAGGCCTCGGTCTCCACGACCACCTCGTCCTCGCCGGATCCGGCGGGCGGCTCGGCCCGGCGGACGGCGGCGCGCAGCCGGGCCAGCAGCTCGTCCATGCCGAAGGGCTTGGTGACGTAGTCGTCCGCGCCCGCGTCCAGCGCGTCGACCTTCTCGTCGGAGGTGTGGCGGGCGGAGAGGACCAGGATCGGCACCCGGGTCCAGCCGCGCAGGCCCTTGATCACCTCGATGCCGTCCATGTCGGGCAGGCCGAGGTCGAGGACGACCACGTCGGGGTGGCGGGCCGCCGCGAGCTCCAGGGCGCTGGCCCCGTCGGCGGCCGCGTCGACCTCGTACTTGCGTGCCTTCAGATTGATCACGAGGGCTCGGACGATCTGCGGCTCGTCTTCCACCACGAGCACCCGGGTCATTGGGGTCCTGCCTTCTGTCGCATCATCCGATCACGGTCGTGATCGCGTTCCACTGTGTCCGCTCCGGCGCCGGTGTCCGCATCGGCGGCGAGGGTGCGGGCCTCGCCGTCCACCGTCGCGCGGGCCGGTGTGCCGTCCCGCGCCGCCGCTCGCAGGGTCAGCACCATGGTCAGGCCGCCGCCGGGGGTGTCCTCGGCCGCGAGGGTGCCGTCCATCGCCTCGGCGAAGCCCCGGGCGACGGCGAGCCCGAGGCCCACCCCGGCCCCGCGCGGCGCGTCCCCGTGCCGCTGGAAGGGGGCGAATATCCTGTCCTTGGCCTCGTCGGGAACGCCGGGCCCCCGGTCGACGACCCGCACCTCGACCCGGTCGCCGAGGAAGCTGGCCGCCACCAGCACCCGCTCCCCCGGCGGGCTGTACTTGACCGCGTTCTCGACCACGTTGGCCACGGTCCGCTCCAGCAGCCCCGGGTCCACCGCCACCATCGGCAGCGTCTCGGGCACGTCGAGCACCACGCTGCCCTCCGGTACGCCGCCCAGCGCCATCGGGACCACCTCGTCGAGGTCGATCTCCCGGATCAGCGGGGTGACGGTGCCGGTCTGCAGCCGGGACATGTCCAGCAGGTTGCCCACGAGGTGGTCGAGCCGGTCCGCGCCGTCCTCGATGCCTTCGAGGAGCTCGGCCCGGTCCTCCTCGGACCATTCCACGTCGGCGGAGCGCAACGAGCTCACGGAGGCCTTGATCGAGGCCAGGGGCGTACGCAGGTCATGGCTGACGGCGGCCAGCAGCGCGGTCCGGATCCGGTTGCCCTCGGCCATCCGGCGGGCCTCCTCGGCCTCCCCGACCAGCCGCTGCCGGTCCAGGACCACGGCCGCCTGGGCGGCGAAGGCGCCGAGCACACGGCGGTCCTCGGCGGGCAGCACCCGCCCCGACAGGGCCAGCGCCATGTGGTCGCCGATGGGCATGTCGACGTCGGCGTCCTCGGGCCGGTCCGCGGGCCTGGGGCCGACGCTGGCGGCCGGCTTCCACGGCTCGACCTCGCCCGCGCGCTCCAGCAGGGCCACGGACTCCATGGCGAAGGTCTCGCGCACCCGCTCCAGCAGCGCCTCCAGGCTGGTCTCCCCGCGCAGCACGCTGCCGGCCAGGAACGAGAGGATCTCGGACTCGGCGCGCAGCCGCGCCGCCTGGTGCGTGCGCCGGGCGGCCAGGTCCACCACGGAGGCCACCGAGACGGCGACGCCGAAGAAGACGGCGATGGCGACGATGTTCTTGGGGTCGGAGACCGTGAACCGGTGCAGCGGCGGGGCGAAGAAGTAGTTCAGCAGCAGCGATCCGACGGCGGCGGAGGCCAGGGCCGGCCAGAGTCCGCCCAGCAGCGCGGCCGCCACCGTCAGCGCCAGGAAGAGCAGCATGTCGTTGGCGAGCCCGAGGTCCGCGTCCACGTGCGTGAGCAGCAGGCAGAGCAGCACCGGCAGGGCCACGCCCACCACCCAGCCGGCCACGATCCGGGGCCGCCCCAGGCGGGCCGCCGAGCGGACCACGGGCAGCCCGCGGCCCCTGGCCACCTCCTCGTGCGTGACGATGTGGACGTCGAGGTCGGGCCCCGAGTCGCGGGCCACGGTGGCGCCGACGCCGGGGCCGAAGACGTACTGCCAGGCCTTGCGGCGGCTGGAGCCGAGCACGATCTGGGTGGCGTTGACCCCCCGGGCGAAGGCGAGCAGCGCCTCGGGGACGTTGTCGCCGATCACATGGTGAAACGTTCCGCCTAGATCCTCCACCAGCGTCCGCTGGACGGCGAGCTCCTTCGGCGAGGCCGCGGTCAGCCCGTCGCTGCGGGCGATGTAGACGGCCAGGATCTCGCTCCCCGAGCCCTTGGCCGCCATCCGGGAGGCGCGCCGGATGAGCGTGCGCCCCTCCGGCCCGCCGGTGAGCCCCACGACGATCCGCTCCCGGGCCTGCCAGGTGGAGCGGATGCCGTGCTCACCGCGGTACTGCTGGAGGTACTCGTCGGCCCGGTCGGCCACCCACAGCAGTGCGAGCTCGCGCAGGGCGGTCAGGTTGCCGGGGCGGAAGTAGTTGGACAGGGCCGCGTCGACCTTGTCCGGCTTGTAGATGTTCCCGTGCGCCATCCGCCGGCGCAGCGCCTGCGGGGACATGTCGACGAGCTCGATCTGGTCGGCCCGTCGCACCACCTCGTCCGGCACCGTCTCCCGCTGCCGGACCCCGGTGATCGACTCGACCACGTCCCCGAGGGACTCCAGGTGCTGGATGTTGACGGTCGACACCACGTCGATGCCGGCCCGCAGCAGCTCCTCCACGTCCTGCCAGCGCTTGGCGTTGCGCGAACCGGGCACATTGGTGTGCGCGAGCTCGTCCACGAGCGCCACGGCCGGCCGCCGGGCGAGGACGGCGTCCACGTCCATCTCGGTGAAGGCCGCCCCGCGGTAGGTCAGCTCCCCGCGCGCCACCTGTTCCAGGCCGTGCAGCATGACCTCCGTGCGCGGCCGCCCGTGGTGCTCGACGAACCCGACGACGCAGTCGGCTCCCCGCTCCACCCTGCGGTGGCCCTCGGAGAGCATCGCGTAGGTCTTGCCCACACCGGGTGCCGCGCCGAGATAGATCCTTAGCTTGCCGCGTCCCATGCGCCCATTCTCGGGGACGTCCGTGCGGTCCACGCACCGATGGCGGGCCGGACGCACATCCCTGACGGATCTCTGACGCGGTCGCGCGAAAAGCCGGTGGGCCCCACCCGAAGAGGTGGGGCCCACCGGCCGAAAAACATGACGCTCCCCCCAGGCCCGGTCCGGGCGCGGGGGTCACACCGGGGTCAGCGGACCTCGGTGATCTCCGGGCCGCGCTCGAGCTGGCCCATGCCACCGCCGAAGCGGGAGCCTTCCTGGTCCTCCGTCTGCACGCCGTCCGGCACCATCTGGGCGTCGTTCGGCAGCTTCAGGACGATCGGGTCGCGGGGAGCCATCGGGCCGTCACCGCGGACCACGACGGTGTCGCGGAAGATCTGCTCGAGGACACCCGCCGACTCGGGGCGCACCGCGCCCTGGCCGGAGATGACACCGCGCAGGAACCAGCGCGGACCGTCGACGCCGATGAAACGGACCAGCTGTGCGCCGGTCTGCCCGTCCGGCAGCGGTACGGGAACCTGTGCGCGCAGCTCCCAGCCCAGCGGACCCTCGACCTCGTCGATGATGCCGCCCTGCTGGGTGATGCCCGCGGCGATCTCCTCGCGGACCTCGCCCCAGATGCCTTCCTTGCGCGGTGCGGCGAAGGCCTGCAGCTGTACGGCGCTGTCGCCCAGGACGATGGTCGCGGCGACGATCGCGTCACCGGCGACCTCGACCCGCAGCTCCATGCCCTCGACCCCGGGTACGAAGACGCCACCCAGGTCGACCCGGCCGTCGGCCGGGTTGCCGAGCACCTCGGAGACGTCCCAGGGGCCGTCGGGCCGCGGGGCCGGCGGCAGGTTCACGCGGCGCGGCTGGGCCGCGTCGAGCTCCTCGGCGCCGTCCTGATCGCCGGCGTCCAGGCCGGACACACGGCCATCGACCTGCTCGGCCGCGCCGCCGTCCTTGGCGGAATCGTTCTTCTTGCGACGTCCGAACACGTCACTGTCCTTCCCGGTCGGTTACGACCGAA is a genomic window containing:
- a CDS encoding DUF3710 domain-containing protein codes for the protein MFGRRKKNDSAKDGGAAEQVDGRVSGLDAGDQDGAEELDAAQPRRVNLPPAPRPDGPWDVSEVLGNPADGRVDLGGVFVPGVEGMELRVEVAGDAIVAATIVLGDSAVQLQAFAAPRKEGIWGEVREEIAAGITQQGGIIDEVEGPLGWELRAQVPVPLPDGQTGAQLVRFIGVDGPRWFLRGVISGQGAVRPESAGVLEQIFRDTVVVRGDGPMAPRDPIVLKLPNDAQMVPDGVQTEDQEGSRFGGGMGQLERGPEITEVR
- a CDS encoding response regulator; this encodes MTRVLVVEDEPQIVRALVINLKARKYEVDAAADGASALELAAARHPDVVVLDLGLPDMDGIEVIKGLRGWTRVPILVLSARHTSDEKVDALDAGADDYVTKPFGMDELLARLRAAVRRAEPPAGSGEDEVVVETEAFTVDLAAKKAVREGRDVRLTPTEWHLLEVLVRNGGKLVSQRQLLQEVWGPSYGTETNYLRVYMAQLRRKLESNPSHPRHFITEPGMGYRFER
- a CDS encoding sensor histidine kinase → MGRGKLRIYLGAAPGVGKTYAMLSEGHRRVERGADCVVGFVEHHGRPRTEVMLHGLEQVARGELTYRGAAFTEMDVDAVLARRPAVALVDELAHTNVPGSRNAKRWQDVEELLRAGIDVVSTVNIQHLESLGDVVESITGVRQRETVPDEVVRRADQIELVDMSPQALRRRMAHGNIYKPDKVDAALSNYFRPGNLTALRELALLWVADRADEYLQQYRGEHGIRSTWQARERIVVGLTGGPEGRTLIRRASRMAAKGSGSEILAVYIARSDGLTAASPKELAVQRTLVEDLGGTFHHVIGDNVPEALLAFARGVNATQIVLGSSRRKAWQYVFGPGVGATVARDSGPDLDVHIVTHEEVARGRGLPVVRSAARLGRPRIVAGWVVGVALPVLLCLLLTHVDADLGLANDMLLFLALTVAAALLGGLWPALASAAVGSLLLNYFFAPPLHRFTVSDPKNIVAIAVFFGVAVSVASVVDLAARRTHQAARLRAESEILSFLAGSVLRGETSLEALLERVRETFAMESVALLERAGEVEPWKPAASVGPRPADRPEDADVDMPIGDHMALALSGRVLPAEDRRVLGAFAAQAAVVLDRQRLVGEAEEARRMAEGNRIRTALLAAVSHDLRTPLASIKASVSSLRSADVEWSEEDRAELLEGIEDGADRLDHLVGNLLDMSRLQTGTVTPLIREIDLDEVVPMALGGVPEGSVVLDVPETLPMVAVDPGLLERTVANVVENAVKYSPPGERVLVAASFLGDRVEVRVVDRGPGVPDEAKDRIFAPFQRHGDAPRGAGVGLGLAVARGFAEAMDGTLAAEDTPGGGLTMVLTLRAAARDGTPARATVDGEARTLAADADTGAGADTVERDHDRDRMMRQKAGPQ
- a CDS encoding DUF3159 domain-containing protein; the protein is MTSLDKPTTPDPAASGAPADDQRAVTQAALFDAFGGIRGTVETMLPGLLFVMIYTINKDVKLSAIAAGAVAVLLVIVRLLRKDTVKHAFSGVFGVGVGVAFALFTGSAKGFYLPGMIYGVGLGVAFTVSALVGFPLLGVILGPVFKENLSWRTRNPGRKKAYVKASLAWGLIFLAKYAILFPLYWWGDATQLGWVLIALKLPPMVLAVYFTWVFLAKAPPPIDVIAEWEAKEAAAGKPGS
- a CDS encoding potassium channel family protein; its protein translation is MHIVIMGCGRVGSALAQTLEQQGHTVAVVDQDPTAFRRLGAGFGGRRVTGVGFDQDTLREAGIEEAGAFAAVSSGDNSNIIAARVAREMFGVENVAARIYDPKRAEVYQRLGIPTVATVRWTADQMLRRLLPSGAEPLWRDPSGGVQLAEVHTSAAWIGHKVSKLQEETGVRVAFLTRLGEAMLPTSATVLQEGDLVHVMMRTDEIDKVEAAFAEGPEEAHA
- a CDS encoding APC family permease, whose amino-acid sequence is MSKLTDVPKRILIGRALRSDRLGETLLPKRIALPVFASDPLSSVAYAPGEVLLVLSIAGVSAYQYSPWIALAVVVLMFTVVASYRQNVHAYPSGGGDYEVANTNLGPRAGLTVASALLVDYVLTVAVSISSGVENLGSAVHFVIEHKVLSATVMILLLTLMNLRGVKESGKLFAIPTYVFVAAVFVMIAWGAWKGIVLDETMTAPTADLEIKPEQEGLAGFAMVFLLLRAFSSGCAALTGVEAISNGVPAFRKPKSKNAASTLAYMGGLAVTMFCGIIGLAMASDVRMAENPAEDLLSNGVPVGPEYVQNPVISQVAEAVFGDGSFFFILLATATALVLFLAANTAYNGFPLLGSILAQDRYLPRQLHTRGDRLAFSNGIVLLAGAAILLVWLYDADSTKLIQLYIVGVFVSFTLSQIGMVRHWNRHLKSERDPAARRRMHRSRAINAFGAFFTGMVLVIVLATKFTHGAWVALLGMVIFYGTMSAIRKHYDRVSAEIAAAEGPSDDSVRPSRVHSIVLVSKVHKPTLRALAFAKLTRSDTLEALSISVDAAETKALREEWERRGINVPLKILDSPYREITRPVVEYVKGLRSENPRDAVSVYIPEYVVGRWYEHLLHNQSALRLKGRLLFTPGVMVTSVPYQLESSELAKRRAKKRQDWNAPGAVRRGPVDTPRPPKKPAAKG
- a CDS encoding potassium channel family protein, encoding MRVAIAGAGAVGRSIAGELLENGHEVLLVDKAPTAISVERVPQAEWLLADACEITSLDEAALQRCNVVIAATGDDKVNLVVSLLAKTEYGVPRVVARVNNPKNEWLFNESWGVDVAVSTPRLMSALVEEAVSVGDLVRLLRFSHGDANLVELTLPADSSVAGTQISEITWPEDTSLVTIIRGNRVLTPHGEETLEPGDELLFVAAQAREEQLEDLLQARG
- a CDS encoding OB-fold nucleic acid binding domain-containing protein codes for the protein MSAEPRPEKPAKPARPVGRFRRMIERLSTSQEELHSAELQEDAEAAGCTRICDCHDRQIVKVTGTLRTVTLRPRAGVPALEAELFDGSAPLDVVWLGRRSIVGIEPGRRMIASGRISMTHGRRVLFNPKYELRPLGQEH